Below is a window of Demequina muriae DNA.
CCGTGGGGAGGCCAGCGGCCTCGGCGGCTTCTAGGAGCTGCGACCCTGGCAGACCGAGCACGGCGAGGTCGCGGCCCGTGGCCTCGCACGCGATGAGCACTCCGTCGATGACGGCCGCGGCCTGCCTCGAGTCGTGCGTCACGCGGTGGTACAGGGCTCCGTGGGGCTTGACGTAGGCGACGCCCGGCCCGGCCGCCGACGCGAAGACCTCGAGAGCGCCGATCTGATATGCGATCTCGGCGGACAACTCGTCAGGAGGCACGTCCATCGCTCGACGGCCGAAGCCGGCGAGGTCCTGATACGACACCTGGGCGCCGATCACCACGCCCCTCTGCGCGGCGCGTGCACAGACCCGACGCATCGTCGCGGGATCCCCACCGTGGAAGCCACACGCCACGTTCGCACTGGTCACGGACTCGAGCAGGGCATCGTCATCCGTCAACGACCAGCGCCCGAACCCCTCACCCAGGTCGGCGTTCAGGTCGATGACTGTTCCGTCGCTCACGCTCTCAACGTAGCGCGGGTCGGGCGCCCGCACCACGTGCGCGGTCGGCGCCTACTCCCGGAGCCGCAGACAGACGTCGACGGTGCCTTCGAGGCCGACGGGCCCCTCGACCGTGTCGTTGGCGTAGTCCTCGTACCAGCACGCCCACTCGTCGGGGCGGGTGCCTTCTCCGGGTGTGACCGCGAAGTCGAGGCCCTGCACGTCGCCCCACTCCATGAGCTCCTGGGTGAGGCCGCCGATCCATGCGTAAGGGCCGCGCTGCGTCGCCACGGCATACCGGCCCTCGTCGAGGCGGCCCACCACGTAGCGGTCCCGGACGCGCGGCACGTTGGCCACCGCCTGGCCCACCTCCACGGTGAAGGGAGCCTCGGCCGACACGGAGCGGTAGCGGAACAGTCCTGCTCCGATGGGCTCGGCGCCGCGTTGATCGAGGTATGCCTCAAGCTCGTCGATCGCCGGGCCCACGCGCGCCGGCAGCTCCGCCATGGTGGTGTGCACCGGCAGCGCGATGTAGTCGACGGCCTTGCGCCACTCGACCCTGAACTCGGCCATGACGCCAGGCTAGACCCGCACCACGCCTGTGACCAGGGCTCTTGCCTCGACTGCTAGCTCGAGCGGTACTCGGGGTTGGGGTGGCCGAAGTGCTCGCCGGAGCTCCACGCCTCCACCGAGTTGCCGCCCTCGGGGAAGCCTCCGCTCGCCTTGAGCCATGCCGCCATGTGCATCAGGTTCCACGCCATGAAGGTGATGTTCTTCTGGGTGAACTCGGTCTCCGGTCCGCCGCTGCCCTCGTCCAAGTAGGACGGGCCCGGGCCGACGGCGCCTATCCACGCCGCATCGGCGTTGGGCGGGATCGCGTAGCCGAGGTGCTGCAGCGAGTAGATCAGGTTCATCGAGATGTGCTTCGCTCCGTCCTCGTTGCCCGTCACGATCACGCCCCCGGTGCGGCCGTAGAACAGGGACTGGCCGCGGTCGTTGGTCTCGCCCGAGAGGCCGTAGAGCCGCTCGATGAGGCGCGTCGCGACCGAGGACTTCTCGCCCAGCCAGATGGGCGAGCCGATCACGAGGATGTCCGCGCCGAGAATGCGCTCGGACAGTTCCGGCCAATCGTCTGCGTCCTGATTGCCGCCCGGGACGTCCTCGCGCATGTCGGGGTTCACCCCAGGGGCGACGTCGTAGTCGACCAGGCGGATCTGGTCCACCTCCACGCCTTGGCTCTCCATGATGGCGATGGCGTCCTCCATCAGGCCCTGGGTGTGGCTGAGCGCGGGGCTCGGCTTCAGGGTGGTGTTGACGAAGACGGCCTTGAGGCCGGTGAAGTCGTGCGCGGTCGTGTCGGACATGGGTGGCACCTCCTGAAAGGTGACACGCGCATCGGCCGTCTTCTATTCCGCGTCAGACGTCGACGACCCTGGCCCCGCGGTGCTGTTGGACCTCCCACGCGTTCTTCTCGCGGGTGGCGAGCATCACGACCACGCCCCAGAACCCCAGGTCATCCACGAGGCCCAACGGGCCCAGGAACAGTTCGGGGACGAGGTCGACGGGGACGATCGTGTAGATCACCGCGGCGATCGCGGTGAGCCACGTCACTGGCGACAGCTTGTGCTCGCCACGGCGCACGGCCTGGAAGAACCTCCACCACATGGGCGCACCTCCTGAGGGGTCTGTCTCTACGGTAACCCGGGGTCCGGGCGTCCACAGCGAACGGATCAACTGAGACATGAGCGGGCCCACACGTGAGGAACACCGCGGCGGCGCTCAGTTGATCCGGTCCGCCTGTTCGCGGCGCACCGGCCGATGCGCGGGCTGGGCCATGCTCGGCAGCCCGGCCGATGCGGCCACGAGCACAACGCAGCACTCAGCCGGGTCCGAGAAGTGGTCAGGAGGACAACGCAGCGCGCGCCGTCCGGGAACTGGCTAGACGACCTCGCGCAGCAGCCCCGAGTGCACGTCGAACACGAAGCCGCGCACCTGGGACGCGTCCACCAGGAACGGGTTGTTGCGCAGGCGCGCGATGGACTGGCGCAGGTCCGCGTCGAGGTCCTTGAAGGACTCGGGCGACCACGTGGGCTTGAGGCCGGTCTCGTCGAGGAGCTCGTTGCGCAGCTCGTCGTCGGTGAACGTCAGCGCGCCGCAGTCCGTGTGGTGGATGAGGATGATCTCGCGCGTGCCGAGCTTGCGCTGCGAGATCACCAGCGAACGGATCATGTCGTCGGTGATGACTCCGCCAGCGTTCCGCATCACGTGCGCGTCGCCCACCTCGAGCCCGAGCATCGCGAAGGTGTCGAGGCGGGAGTCCATGCACGCGACGACCGCCAGCTTGCGGCGCGGGGGCAGCGGACGGTCGGGAAGGTAGGACTCCGCGTAGGTCGCGTTGTTCTGGATCAGCTCGTCGGCGATGCTCATGTGCTCTCCTGGGCCCGGGGTGGACGTTCACCGGATATTCTGCCCGATCCGGGACGCAAGGCCGGTGCACCGCTGCTGGCGACGCGTACCCTGGAGTCACCGAGGCCGTACTGCTCTGGCCGATGTGTGCCGTGCCGGTGTTGTGCGGCCTCGGCCCCCTTTCGCCCCGTGCCACCATGGGCGCATGTCACGCATCTTCATCACCGGATCCTCCCAGGGCATCGGCGCCGAGTGCGCCCGCCAGCTTCTCGATCTCGGCCACGAGGTCATCCTCCACGCTCGCGACGACGACCGGGCCTCCGCCGCGCTCGCCGCGAACCCTGGCGCCACGGCAGTTCTCACCGGCGACCTGGCGAGCATCGAGCAGACGACGGCGCTCGCCGCCGCCGCGAACGAGCAGGGGCCCTACGACGCGATCATTCACAACGCGGGGCTCGGTGGTGACGCTCCCGAACGCGTCACCACCGCAGATGGCATCGAGCGCATCTACCAGGTCAATGTGGTGGCTCCCTACCTTCTGACTGCCCTCATGCCGGTCGCGAAGCGCATGATCTATCTGACGTCCGGGCTCGAGGCGAATGGTCACTGGCACCCGTACGACCTCCAGGGCTCCACCCGCGAGTGGAACGGCATGCAGGCCTACTCGGATTCCAAGCTGCAGCTGTCGATGCTCGCGATCGAGATTGCGGCGCTCAACCCGGACTCTGCAGTCAACGTCGTCGACCCCGGCTGGATCCGCACCCGCATGGGCGGGGCCGAGGCGTGGGACCCCGTCGAGCTCGGCGCCGAGACCCAAGTGTGGCTCGCTGACTCCGACGAGCCGGACGCGACCACGACCGGCCGCTACCTCAAGCGTCGCGAGCAGCTCGAGCCAAACCCGACGGTCCGGGACGCCGAGGCGCGAGACGCCCTTGTCTACGAGCTCATCAAGGTGACAGGCGTGGTGCTTCCCTAGGGAGCCAGGACGCGCATCGGCCCTCCACCTCGGTGAGAGGCGAAGGGCCGATGCGGTGTCAGGGTTGTCGCTGAGCTAGCGGGCTCCTGCGCGGCGCTTGTTCCACACGTCGAAGGCGACTGCCAGCAGCAGCACCATGCCCTTGACGAGGTACTGGGTGGACTGCTCGGCTCCGAGGAGCTGCATGCCGTTGGTCATCACGGCCATGATCAGACCACCGACGATCGCACCGGTCACGCGGCCCACACCACCGGTGACGGCAGCGCCACCGATGAACGCGGCGGCGATCGCGTCGAGCTCGAACAGGTTGCCGGCTCCCGGCTGTGCGCCGTTGGTGCGGGACGAGAAGATCACGCCCGCCACACCGGCGAGGAATCCCATGTTCAGCATGATGCCGAAGTTGACCCACTTGACCTTGACGCCGGAGAGCGTCGCGGCGGTCAGGTTGCCACCGATCGCGTAGACGTGGCGGCCGAACACCGTGCGAGTGGTCACCAGCGTGTAGACGATCACGAGGACGGCCAGGATGATCAGCACGTTCGGAAGACCGCGCGAGTTGGCGAGCTGCCAGGCGAACCACATGACGACCGCGCCGACGGCGACCAGCTTCAGGATGAACAGCGGCGTCGCCGCGACATCCTGCTTGTACGCGATCGCGGCGCGGCGGGCGCGGAACTGACCGACGACGTAGCCCGCGACGGCGATCGCGAAGATCACCAGCGTGAAGACGTCATAGCCTGGTCCGCCGAAGAGCCCGTTCTGGAACCCGTTGGAGATCTTGCCGTACTCGGTCGGGAACGGCGACAGCGAGACGTTCTCGAGGACGCGGAACGTGAGGCCTCGGAACAGCAGCATGCCGGCCAGGGTGGTGATGAAGGCGGGGATGCCCACGAAGGCCACCCAGAAGCCTTGCCACGCACCCGCCAGGATGCCCACGCCGATGGCCGCGAGCACACCCACGTACCAGGGCTGACCTTCCTTGATCAGCAGCACTGCGGCGACGCCTCCGGCGAGAGCCGCGATCGAGCCCACCGACAGATCGATGTGTCCACCGATGATGACGATCACCATGCCGATGGCCAGCACCAGGATGTGCGCGTACTGGAGGACGATGTTCGTCAGGTTGCCCGGATCGAGCAGCTTGCCGTCCGTCAGGGCGGTGAACAGCGCGATGATCGCCACGAAGGCCACCACGATGCCGCTCTGGCGAAGGTTGCGAGTCAACAGCTCGCGGATGTTGGAAATCCCGGTCATGAGTCGTTCTCCTCAGCGCTGGCGCCCGCAGGGGTCGCAGCGTCTCTCTCCTGGGTCATCAGAGTCATCATTGCTTCTGGCGTGGCGTCCTTGGCGTCCATGACACCGGTGATGCGCCCGAAGGCCAGCGTGTAGATGCGGTCACAGGTGCCGAGCAGCTCGGGCAGCTCGGACGAGATGACGATCACGCCCTTGCCCTCTGCCGCCAGCTTGTTGACGATCGTGTAGATCTCGAACTTGGCGCCCACGTCGATGCCGCGCGTGGGCTCATCGAGGATCATCACGTCGGCGTCGGTGTACATCCACTTGCTCAGCACGACCTTCTGCTGGTTGCCGCCGGACAGGTTGCCTGCCTTCTGCAGCACCGACGGGGTCTTGATGTTCATCGAGTCGCGGTACTGCTCCGCCACCTTGAGCTCCTCGTTGCCGTTGACCCAGCCCCGGTTGGTGAGCTTGAACAGAGCGGCAGAGGAGATGTTGCGGCGCACGTCTTCGATGAGGTTGAGGCCGTACTTCTTGCGGTCCTCGGTGGCGTACGCGATGCCATTGCGGATCGACTCGGAGACGGAACGGGTCTGGATCTGCTCACCGTTCTTGAACACCCGACCGGTGGCGTGGCTGCCGTACGTACGTCCGAACAGGCTCATCGCGAGCTCGGTGCGGCCGGCGCCCATCAGTCCCGCGATGCCGACCACTTCGCCGGCGCGGACATTGAAGCTTGCTCCGTCGACGACGATGCGACCCGGCTGGGTGGGGTGATGCACGGTCCAGTCCTCGACCCGGAACAGTTCCTCGCCGATCTCGTGGTCGATGCGTTCGGGATAGCGGTGCTCGAGATCGCGACCCACCATGCCGCGGATGATGCGGTCCTGAGTGGACTCCTTCTCGGACATGTCGATGGTCTCGATCGTCTCGCCGTCACGAATGATCGTGGTGCGGTCGGCGATGGCTTCGATCTCGCCCAGCTTGTGGGAGATCATGATCGACGTGATGCCGCGCTTCTTCAGCGTGCGCAGGAGCTCGAGCAGGTGAGCCGAGTCAGAGTCGTTGAGCGCCGCGGTGGGCTCGTCGAGAATGAGCAGGCGCACGTCCTTGGACAGCGCCTTGGCGATCTCGATCAGCTGCTGCTTGCCCACGCCGAGCTGGCCGACGGGCGTGACGGGGTTCTCGTGGAGCCCCACCTGGTCCATGAGCTCTTTGGCCTCGTGGTTGGCGCGGTTCCAGTCGATGAGTCCCACTCGGTTGCGACGCTCATTGCCGAGGAAGATGTTCTCCGCGACGGTGAGGTGCGGAACGAGCGCGAGCTCCTGGTGGATGATCACCACACCTGCGTGCTCTGACTCATTGATGCTCGCGAACCGGGCCTCTTCACCGTCATAGATGATGTCGCCCTCGTAGGTGCCGTGCGGGTAGACCCCGGAGAGCACCTTCATCAGAGTCGACTTGCCGGCTCCGTTCTCACCACAGATGGCGTGAATCTCGCCCTCTTCGACGTGGAGCTCCACGTCGGACAGCGCCTTCACGCCCGGAAACGTCTTGGAGATCTTGCGCATCTCCAGAATATTGCGAGCCATCGGTCCTCTCCATTGATGAGGCGGGGGGCGCGGTGCCGACCCCTCAGATGAGGGGCCGGCACCGCGGGTCGAGCGGGAGTGCCGAGGTTACTCGGCCACGCCCGACTCGACCTCTTCCGCGGTCCAGTAGCCCGAGTCAACGAGCAGTTCCTGGATGTTGTCCGTGTAGATGATGTCGGACTCGAGAAGGAACGACGGCACGACCTTCACACCGTTGTCGTAGGTCTCGGTGTCGTTGGCCGTCGGCTCGCCACCGGAGAGGTACGCGTCCGTGGCCGTGACGGCCTCGGCTGCGAGCTTGCGGGTGTCCTTGAAGATGGTCGAGAACTGCACGCCATCCGCAATGAGCTTGACCGATGCGATCTCGGCGTCCTGGCCGGAGACGACCGGGAGGCCGTCAGCGATCGAGGGGCCGTATCCGGCGTTCTGCAGGGCGGTGATGATGCCGCGCGACAGGCCGTCGTACGGTGACAGCACGCCGTGGAGCTCGGTGTCGCCGCCCGTGTAGGTCGACGTCAGCAGGTCCTCCATGCGCTTCTGCGCGGTCTCCTGCTGCCAGCGCAGGATGTTGGTCTGCTCGATGTCCGTCTGGTTCGACGGGACCGTCAGGGTGCCGTCCTCCATGTAGGGCTCGAGGGTGTCCATCGCGCCCGCGTAGAAGAAGTGCGCATTGTTGTCGTCCAGCGATCCCGCGAACAACTCGATGTTGAACGGTCCCTCAGCGTCTCCCTCAGAACCATCAGCGTTCAGCACGCCCAGTCCCACGAGAAGCGAGGTCGCCTGCTGCACGCCGACGTTGTAGTTGTCGAACGTGACGTAGAAGTCGACGTTCTCGGAGTCGCGGATCAGGCGGTCATACGAGATGACCGGGATGTCGGCTGCCGCTGCCGCCTCGAGCTGCGGCGCGAGCGCCGTGCCGTCGATCGCCGCGATGATGAGCGCCTCGACGCCGTTGGTGATCATCTGGTCGATCTGCTGCGACTGCGTGGGGATGTCGTCGTTGGCGAACTGCAGCTCGACCTCGTAGCCGAGCTCCGTGAGCCCCGACTCGACTGCCTCGCCATCGGCGATCCAGCGCTCAGAGGTCTGAGTAGGCATCGCGACGCCGACCAGGCCGCCCTCGGACACCTCGCCGCCACCGGCGGTCGAACCATCGGTGGGCTCTTCGGTGCTGCCAGCACCACCACCGCTGCATGCAGCCAACGTGAACGCCATGGCGGCGCCTGCGGCTGCGGCAAAGAACTTCTTAGCCTTCATATCTCCTCCTTGAGATCCGGCCCGCAACACTGCGCAACCGTCGTGCCACTCATTATGTTCACGTTCACATGAGCGAGTCAATTTTCTCAGGTCACGATTGAGTCACTATCGACGGCGGCCGACACATGAGCATTACCAGGGGTGATAACGATACCCATGGGGGGATCGACGCTAATCCGACACCCGTGCGGTGGTGTCGCGCACCACCAGCTCAGGCTCAAGCTGCCGCGTGGCAGACGTGTCCGAGCCTTCCAACCGGGCGACGATGAGGTCGACCGCGAGGCGTCCCACCGCAGCGAAGTCCTGTCGCACGGTCGTCAGCGGCGGGAGGCTGTGGCGGGCCTCGGAGGTGTCGTCGAATCCCACGACGGAGACATCTCGCGGCACGCTCCTCCCCGCATCGGCAAGCGCGTGGATCACCCCGAACGCCATCTGGTCGTTGGCGCAGAACACGGCCGTCGCGGTCGGGTCGAGGCGCACCCCCGCCGCGTAGCCCGAATCCGCGGTCCAATCGCCCTCGAGCATGTCGAGTCGCGCGAGGCGGTGCTCGGCGACCACATTGAGATACTCATCGCGACGCAGCTGGGACTCGGTGTAGGTGGGCGGCCCCGTCACATGCTGAATGCGGGTGTGGCCCAAGGCGATCAGGTGTTCCAGGGCCAGCCTGGCTCCTGCGCGCTGGTCGATCGACGCCGCCTCCCCTCGCGGCTCGCCGCCGGTGAGGAGATGGACGACGGGAATGGGGATGCGCAGCGCCCGCACCGCATCGGCGATGGACTGCTGCTGCGCCACGAGCGCGATGCCGTCGACGCCGCGCCCGACGAGGAACTCCACCGCCTGGGTGACGCTCTCGCTCGTGGCATCCGCGCTCGTCATCAGCGTGTGGAGCCCCACCGCGCGTGCCGAGACCTCGATCGAGTGGAGCGTGGACAGCGGGCCGATGTCGGGGACCTGGGGGCCGATCATGCCGATGGTCTGCGTGCGCCCCGTCACCAGCGCGCGGGCGGAGAGATTGCGCCGGTAGCCCAGCTCCACGATCGCGGCCTGGACTCGCTCGCGGGTCGCCGGGCGGATGCCGGGAAAGTCGTTGAGCACGCGCGAGACAGTCTGATGCGAGACGCCGGCGCGCGCGGCGACGTCGTGCATGCTCGGCCCACGCGGACTGCTCACCATTGCTCCCCCACGAGGTCACTGTAGTCGCAGCATCCACGTGGGAAGCCGGCGGATTCACGCGCCCGCCAGACACGATGCCCGCGCCAGCCGTCGAGACGGCGAGCGCGGACATCGGTGCTGGTGGTCGCCTCAGTCGTGCGTGACACGCTCCACCCGTCGCGCTCGAATGGCAACGACCAGCGCGCCGCCGAGGGCTCACGTTCGTCATCGCCTGCCACACGCAGTGCGCGCGTGCGACTCATCTCGAGATCCGCCCCCACGCCCGGCGTGCTACTCGTCCACATGCCCCAGATCGGGCCTGGCGACGAACCGCACGGAGGGCCGTGCTGCCGTGTGGAGCTCCAGCACGGTCACCTCATCGCCGGAGCCGCGCACGAGCGGCCCTGGCACATACAACGTCCGCGTGGGCGGCTCGCTCGAGTACCGCCCCACGAGCACTCCGTTGATCCACACGAACCCTCGCGTGAAGCCGTCAAGCCTCAGGAAGTGATCTCGGCCTGCTTCCGTCTCGATGGCCCCCGCCACGAGGACCGGGCCCACCACCGGCGCATCGGCCGCGAGCTCACAGGGCGAGACCGCAGCCATGCGCGCCGGCAGGTCGTCGAGCGGCACCGCCGTGGCGGTCCATTCCTCGAGGGAACGGGTGCGCGTCCGCGGAGCGTGAATGCCCTTGAGCTCGCCGATGCGCGGGCCATAGTTGACACGGCCACGGTCCTCGAGCAGCAGCGACAGCGTGCCCGATGCGCGGGGAAGGGGAAGCGCGAGGCGCCCCGAGGTGCGGTCCAGTTCGCCGATGCTCATGCCATCGAGGCTCGCAGCCGCGCGGTCACGGACGTCGTCGACCAGCACCAGGGCATCGTCGGCACGCACCTCGGTCTGGAACTCCGCCAGCGTGATGCCTCCCCCGAGGGCGTCCAGCGAGGGTTCGCCCTGGACTGGGACGCGCGGGCCGCACTGGTCGAGGATGTCCTCCCACCGGTGCGCACGGTGCAGATGGACCTCGTGCTCGGGCGCGTCCTGACGGGCCGCCGGCACGCTGTCGCGAGCCTCCGCATGCCGGGCGATGACCTCGCGGAACGCCCAGTACTTGGCCGTGGGCGTGCCGTCCTCAGCAAGGGGGGCGTCGTAGTCGTATGACGTGGTGATGGGGAGGTAGGTGCCCTTGTGGTTCGCGCCGTTCCAGGTCCCGGCGTTCGTGCCTCCGTGGAACATGTAGAGGTTCACCGATGCCCCGGCAGTCAGGAGCGTGTCCAGCTCCGCCGCCGCCTCGTCGGGCGCGGTGATGTGGTGAGGGCGCCCCCAGCTGTCGAACCAGCCGTCCCAGAACTCCATGCACATGAGGGGCCCACGGGGCTGGTGGCGCCGCAGGGTGGCGAGGCGCTCGGTCGGCCGCGAGCCGAAGGTGGCGGTCCTGTGGAGCTCGGGAAGTCCCCCGCGCTCGAGCATCTCGTCATTCGCCTGGTCGCACGTCAGCAGCGGCACGTCGACCCCCGCGTCCCGCACCTGTGACGTCAGTCGCCGCAGGTAGTCGGCGTCATCCCCGTAGGCGCCGTACTCGTTCTCGATCTGAAGCGAGATGACGGGCCCACCTCTGGTGATCAGCCGCGGGGCCACGATCTCCAGCACCTGTGCGTAGTACTCGGACACCGCCTCGAGGTATCGCGGCTCCGACCGGCGCAGTCCGATTCCCGGCATGGCGAGCAGCCAATCGGGGAGACCGCCGGATCGCCATTCGGCGCAGATGTAGGGGCCCGGGCGCACGATCACGTGCAGGCCCTGCGCCGCGGCGAGGTCGATGAACCTCCCCAGGTCGCGCTGCCCATCGGTGCGGAAATCGCCGTGCTCACGGCTGTGGAAGTTCCACGCGACGTACGTCTCGATGGTGTTGAGGCCCAATTGGCGGGCCTTGATGAGCCGGTCCTCCCACAAGTCGGGATGCACGCGGAAATAGTGCATGGCCCCCGAGATGATCTGGATCGGCTGGCCGTCGAGCTCGAAGTGCTCGTCGCCGATGGTGAACGTCCGTGCAGTCAAGGCTCTGGTCTCGTCTCCTGTGGTGGTGCGTGCCCGGTCCTCGCCACGCTATGTTGACGTCACCATCCTGGCGCGGTCAGTGAACCACGACGCGATGGTGACGTCAACCTCCGCACGGCATGGGCCCGCAGGGCGCCGAGCCGTGGTCCTAGACTTCGTCGCATGACCGAGCACTCCGGACCGGCCCCGACACCGGGGGTGCGCACCGCGGCACGGGGGCGCACAGGGCCGTCGCAGGCGGACGTCGCCCGCATCGCCGGCGTCAGCGGCCAGACGGTCTCCCGCGTCGCCAACGGCGCGGAGAACGTCCTCCCCGAGACCAGGTCACGAGTCCTGGAAGTGATGGCGCAGCTGGGGTACTCGCCCAACACCGCGGCGCGGGCGCTCCGGTACGGCGCCTTCCAGACCATCGGCGTCATCGCCCACAAGCTCGCTCGCACCGGCGAGTCCCGCACCACCGAGGCCGTGGTCGAGGCGGCCAGGGCCGCTGGCCACACGGTCACCCTGGTCGACGTCTCGTCGCCGTCGTCACGCGACGTCGCGGCCGCGGCGTCGCAACTGACGAACCAGGCGATCGACGGGCTCGTGATCATTCGTGCTGAGCTGGAGAGCCCCGAGTCCCTGACGCTCCCGCGCGATCTGCCGGTGGTCGTCTCGGACTCGCAGTTCGAGGGCCACCTGCCCACCGTCGGCGCCGACCAGGAGGGCGGCACCCGCGCGGCCGTCGAGCACCTGCTCGGCCTGGGGCACACGACCGTGCACCTCCTCGCGGGCCCCGCCAGTTCCATCCCGGCCGCGCTCCGCGAGCGCAGCTGGCGACGCACCCTCGAGCAGCACGGTCGCGCGATCGC
It encodes the following:
- a CDS encoding LamB/YcsF family protein, whose translation is MSDGTVIDLNADLGEGFGRWSLTDDDALLESVTSANVACGFHGGDPATMRRVCARAAQRGVVIGAQVSYQDLAGFGRRAMDVPPDELSAEIAYQIGALEVFASAAGPGVAYVKPHGALYHRVTHDSRQAAAVIDGVLIACEATGRDLAVLGLPGSQLLEAAEAAGLPTVTEAFADRAYTPNGTLVPRAEHRAVVKDPRQVVERALAIAAGTPLVAHDGSSLTVTARSLCVHGDTPGAAALAADVRRALIDAGVELRAFTDTSGR
- a CDS encoding GyrI-like domain-containing protein — translated: MAEFRVEWRKAVDYIALPVHTTMAELPARVGPAIDELEAYLDQRGAEPIGAGLFRYRSVSAEAPFTVEVGQAVANVPRVRDRYVVGRLDEGRYAVATQRGPYAWIGGLTQELMEWGDVQGLDFAVTPGEGTRPDEWACWYEDYANDTVEGPVGLEGTVDVCLRLRE
- a CDS encoding flavodoxin family protein, with protein sequence MSDTTAHDFTGLKAVFVNTTLKPSPALSHTQGLMEDAIAIMESQGVEVDQIRLVDYDVAPGVNPDMREDVPGGNQDADDWPELSERILGADILVIGSPIWLGEKSSVATRLIERLYGLSGETNDRGQSLFYGRTGGVIVTGNEDGAKHISMNLIYSLQHLGYAIPPNADAAWIGAVGPGPSYLDEGSGGPETEFTQKNITFMAWNLMHMAAWLKASGGFPEGGNSVEAWSSGEHFGHPNPEYRSS
- a CDS encoding DUF1232 domain-containing protein, which gives rise to MWWRFFQAVRRGEHKLSPVTWLTAIAAVIYTIVPVDLVPELFLGPLGLVDDLGFWGVVVMLATREKNAWEVQQHRGARVVDV
- a CDS encoding beta-class carbonic anhydrase, with the protein product MSIADELIQNNATYAESYLPDRPLPPRRKLAVVACMDSRLDTFAMLGLEVGDAHVMRNAGGVITDDMIRSLVISQRKLGTREIILIHHTDCGALTFTDDELRNELLDETGLKPTWSPESFKDLDADLRQSIARLRNNPFLVDASQVRGFVFDVHSGLLREVV
- a CDS encoding SDR family NAD(P)-dependent oxidoreductase; amino-acid sequence: MSRIFITGSSQGIGAECARQLLDLGHEVILHARDDDRASAALAANPGATAVLTGDLASIEQTTALAAAANEQGPYDAIIHNAGLGGDAPERVTTADGIERIYQVNVVAPYLLTALMPVAKRMIYLTSGLEANGHWHPYDLQGSTREWNGMQAYSDSKLQLSMLAIEIAALNPDSAVNVVDPGWIRTRMGGAEAWDPVELGAETQVWLADSDEPDATTTGRYLKRREQLEPNPTVRDAEARDALVYELIKVTGVVLP
- the mmsB gene encoding multiple monosaccharide ABC transporter permease, with protein sequence MTGISNIRELLTRNLRQSGIVVAFVAIIALFTALTDGKLLDPGNLTNIVLQYAHILVLAIGMVIVIIGGHIDLSVGSIAALAGGVAAVLLIKEGQPWYVGVLAAIGVGILAGAWQGFWVAFVGIPAFITTLAGMLLFRGLTFRVLENVSLSPFPTEYGKISNGFQNGLFGGPGYDVFTLVIFAIAVAGYVVGQFRARRAAIAYKQDVAATPLFILKLVAVGAVVMWFAWQLANSRGLPNVLIILAVLVIVYTLVTTRTVFGRHVYAIGGNLTAATLSGVKVKWVNFGIMLNMGFLAGVAGVIFSSRTNGAQPGAGNLFELDAIAAAFIGGAAVTGGVGRVTGAIVGGLIMAVMTNGMQLLGAEQSTQYLVKGMVLLLAVAFDVWNKRRAGAR
- the mmsA gene encoding multiple monosaccharide ABC transporter ATP-binding protein, whose amino-acid sequence is MARNILEMRKISKTFPGVKALSDVELHVEEGEIHAICGENGAGKSTLMKVLSGVYPHGTYEGDIIYDGEEARFASINESEHAGVVIIHQELALVPHLTVAENIFLGNERRNRVGLIDWNRANHEAKELMDQVGLHENPVTPVGQLGVGKQQLIEIAKALSKDVRLLILDEPTAALNDSDSAHLLELLRTLKKRGITSIMISHKLGEIEAIADRTTIIRDGETIETIDMSEKESTQDRIIRGMVGRDLEHRYPERIDHEIGEELFRVEDWTVHHPTQPGRIVVDGASFNVRAGEVVGIAGLMGAGRTELAMSLFGRTYGSHATGRVFKNGEQIQTRSVSESIRNGIAYATEDRKKYGLNLIEDVRRNISSAALFKLTNRGWVNGNEELKVAEQYRDSMNIKTPSVLQKAGNLSGGNQQKVVLSKWMYTDADVMILDEPTRGIDVGAKFEIYTIVNKLAAEGKGVIVISSELPELLGTCDRIYTLAFGRITGVMDAKDATPEAMMTLMTQERDAATPAGASAEENDS
- the chvE gene encoding multiple monosaccharide ABC transporter substrate-binding protein, with translation MKAKKFFAAAAGAAMAFTLAACSGGGAGSTEEPTDGSTAGGGEVSEGGLVGVAMPTQTSERWIADGEAVESGLTELGYEVELQFANDDIPTQSQQIDQMITNGVEALIIAAIDGTALAPQLEAAAAADIPVISYDRLIRDSENVDFYVTFDNYNVGVQQATSLLVGLGVLNADGSEGDAEGPFNIELFAGSLDDNNAHFFYAGAMDTLEPYMEDGTLTVPSNQTDIEQTNILRWQQETAQKRMEDLLTSTYTGGDTELHGVLSPYDGLSRGIITALQNAGYGPSIADGLPVVSGQDAEIASVKLIADGVQFSTIFKDTRKLAAEAVTATDAYLSGGEPTANDTETYDNGVKVVPSFLLESDIIYTDNIQELLVDSGYWTAEEVESGVAE
- a CDS encoding LacI family DNA-binding transcriptional regulator codes for the protein MSSPRGPSMHDVAARAGVSHQTVSRVLNDFPGIRPATRERVQAAIVELGYRRNLSARALVTGRTQTIGMIGPQVPDIGPLSTLHSIEVSARAVGLHTLMTSADATSESVTQAVEFLVGRGVDGIALVAQQQSIADAVRALRIPIPVVHLLTGGEPRGEAASIDQRAGARLALEHLIALGHTRIQHVTGPPTYTESQLRRDEYLNVVAEHRLARLDMLEGDWTADSGYAAGVRLDPTATAVFCANDQMAFGVIHALADAGRSVPRDVSVVGFDDTSEARHSLPPLTTVRQDFAAVGRLAVDLIVARLEGSDTSATRQLEPELVVRDTTARVSD